Below is a genomic region from Populus trichocarpa isolate Nisqually-1 chromosome 15, P.trichocarpa_v4.1, whole genome shotgun sequence.
ACAAAGAATTACATTGAAGTTAGGATACATCACTTGCATTTTAAATATgtttaccttttaaataaaataaataaataaataaaaggggaAAGACAACCGGGGCAGCTAATTATGCCTAGATCTAGGTCGGATCTAAGCTGTCTTTTTTATTCAGCAGACCATTTATAAATCTTTACGTTTTAATTTCTGGTGGAGGagatttgaaaatgaatttctttatgtttttttaatataattatagttaTGAAAGTGTTGACGGATTCTAAACCTTTATTATAAAAATGGAGCAAATTGATCTATTCAAATAATGTTACTTTgagaacaatatatatatatatatatatatatatatatatatatatatatatatatatatagacacaaaCCAAGATTTTTTACTGACTTGGTCAAGATCAAGCCTTGTATTGACCGGCCATTAGGTTGATTAGCCGAGTCCGGTCTTGTAGCAATGAAAATAAcattctgtttgtttttatattttataagtgtttttgaaaaaattaattttttttaattttttttttgttttaaattaataattttttggtatttttaaatttttttaatatgttaattttaaaaataatttttaaaaaataaaaagatagaagGGGAAGAAACTAAACGACACATCAAACTGTTCATTTGTGACAGTGTAGATCTTTTTCCGACGAATGAGTTTATGGATGACGTGGTTTGCTGAGTGTACACCATGTTTATCTAGCTCTTGATGGAATTACGTATCTAacatccaataaaaaattatttaagaaaaaaatattgacattaTAAATTCAGTGAACGAAAATTAAAGGCGAAACAACTTGATGGGAAATCATTACAATTTGAAGCCTTTTCttgtgttgtttttcaaagcagagtgtgtttttttcctttcctgttATTATTACTACATTCTCATTTCTAGAAACTACTTATGTTTCCTGTTCTTCTCAACGggctatatatttaaaaaaaaatatatatatataaacaaactttttttttagaaaataaaaagttcgtacatatatatatatatatatatatatatataaaattagataaattaataactatgcaattatttttatattagttaaGAAACTAATTTCTTCTCATTTACATTGCTTAAAAAGCTATGATGAAATTACAAAGAACCTTGAAAtgtatattgaatttatttttgtttttaagaataatgtattcattttattttgacaaaatcaaaagatataaatatcCCTACATCttagttttaaatgttttacttttaaagatatttaagttatttaattatattaaaaaatatgtataaatcaatttgtccctaattattttgataatatccAATGAATCCCATAGAAAAAACGGTATTtcctttaataactagtttttttagaaaaacaaaaatataaaaacattattttaatttatagtattttgtGTCTTGTGCCACAATGTTTTTATGATCccttttaagtttttaagtttttattaattaaaaattgataaatctaaATAAGATCAATCTTATTATGATAGCTATTAAACTTGATCggtaaattaacttgaaaattttaaaattaatttaatttaaaaaatctaagatccagaatttatgaatattttttattgaaccaACCCATATATTAACTTGATAGAATCTAATTAATCCGGCTaagttttgattgatttggttAATATAAACAAACATGATAAGATAAATatcaagagtttttttaaagaaaaacaatgtggtttttaattaagaaagcCGCCGTGAGGTTGAAAAAGAGGTACAAACACACTTTCAGTCATCAGGTAAGGTCCGACAACTATCATAGCATGACAGTGACCACACAGGATATGTTGCTGACGCAACAGTAACaagttaatatgttaaaaatgttgCATCATTTGATGGCCATCACCTCAGCAATCATGTCAGTGTAGATAAATTCATCGTCGGACCTGCGACATGTGGCCATTTCCGCCTGCAATACtaaattcttttgtattttgtaatgacCACTGTATTTCATGCCTTTCCAGAGGAAAGTTGATTTGGAATTGGGGAGAGTTTTGAATAAAGCATCCATGAAAGGTAACACTGTGATCTTAACAACATTGAATGATGCCTGGGCAGAGCCTGGATCTATATTTGATCTCTTCTTGGAGAGTTTTCAAATTGGAGAGAAGACTAAAGAACTCCTAAATAATTTGGTGATAATATCCTTGGACCAGAAGGCACATGCTCGTTGCTTAGCTATACATCCACATTGCTATGCTCTCAAAACTGAAGGGCTTAATTTTACAAGAGAGGCATCCTTCATGTCTGAAGATTACCTCAAGATGATGTGGAGAAGAATAGAATTTTTGAACACTGTTCTTGAGATGGGCTACAGCTTTGTTTTCACGGTATAGACAGACCCTTTTGGTTTCTGATAATTATAAAGAGATTTAACCAGATCTGCTCCATTTTTCTGCCATCTAACTTCTTCATCTCCTTTTCCAGGATGCTGATATCATGTGGCTTCGAAATCCATTTCCACGGTTCTATCCACGTGTAGATTTTCAGATAGCATGTGACAAGTATTATGGCAATCCTAAAGACAAAAGCAATCGACCCAACGGAGGGTTTACCTATGTTAGATCCAATCTCCGGACGATTCTGTTCTACAGGTTTTGGTTCATGTCTAGAAAAACATATCCTGGCAATCATGATCAAGATGTATTGAACAAGATTAAAAACGATCGTGTCCTTGAAAAGATTGAACTAACGATGAGGTTTCTAGACACTGCTTACTTTGGTGGGTTTTGTGAACGTAGCAAGGATTTTAACAAGGTCTGTACCATGCATGCAAATTGTTGCTATGGTTTGGAGACTAAAGTTCATGATCTTAAAATTGTGCTTGAAGATTGGAAAAATTACACGTCGTTGCCTCCAAATGAAAGAGCTTCAGCATCGCCCTCTTGGAGAGCTCCTCAAAATTGCAggtattatatataatttcggTATTCTTCAACCTTTCTACCTGATTTTCAACTACTGTTAACATATCAACAAACATTCATCCTACTGATCATAATGTTTCCTACAAAATGTGGAcgaggaataaaaaaaatacaacttcgGTTAGATATACTGCTCAAAGCTATACTTACCTCTGGTTTTCATATGCTTGATTGCTGATGTAAAACTTTTTTGACCATTTTCAGGACATAAATCTAGAGTCAAGCTTCCATGTACATCTGGCTTCCTTCCATTTTCCTGATACATTCAAGAACACTGATGGTTAACATGTCTCTGTGA
It encodes:
- the LOC18105618 gene encoding uncharacterized protein At4g15970, which encodes MTGTGGDNMNGPVHSSSGLIHKPVVRITVLFLGVLAVSCLVLYKSANPFEFPPSSLGSSDSDSLSVLYHQTYKRKVDLELGRVLNKASMKGNTVILTTLNDAWAEPGSIFDLFLESFQIGEKTKELLNNLVIISLDQKAHARCLAIHPHCYALKTEGLNFTREASFMSEDYLKMMWRRIEFLNTVLEMGYSFVFTDADIMWLRNPFPRFYPRVDFQIACDKYYGNPKDKSNRPNGGFTYVRSNLRTILFYRFWFMSRKTYPGNHDQDVLNKIKNDRVLEKIELTMRFLDTAYFGGFCERSKDFNKVCTMHANCCYGLETKVHDLKIVLEDWKNYTSLPPNERASASPSWRAPQNCRT